A stretch of the Lineus longissimus chromosome 10, tnLinLong1.2, whole genome shotgun sequence genome encodes the following:
- the LOC135494638 gene encoding importin-5-like codes for MADEAQAFEGILTALSSPDNTIRSRAEEEYEAIPLIQKIELLRASLLRSTQCSLEQRSLAAVLLRRVFTTMSEESWNKIPVPIQKATKEELLQVIQTEPNLSLRKKICDVVAELTRNMLDDDGNQRWPDVLKFLYACNSSQDAGLRECALHIFSSVPGLFGNQQNEYKSVIKEMLYSCLNFSDSASVRFEAVRATTCFLVANEDDVQGMAPFRDLMKQIVDVTAENIKAKDDDSLLKCLVDLAESMPKFLRNCLNDIIELCLQCMTNSELEMSHRHLALEVMVTLSETASAMIRKHPTYTHRLVPEVLAFMVDLDDDEDWATADDVEDEDNESNAITGESALDRLACGLGGKTILPHIISTVPQMLQNPDWRYRHAALMAISACGEGCHKQMQDLLGSIIDTVIPFLMDPHPRVRYACCNALGQMSTDFGPMLQKNFHAKVVPGLIRVMDDPTPRVQAHAGAALVNFSEDCPKAVMAAYLDLIITKLEAILNHKIRELLVQGTKLVLEQVVTTLASVADTAEERFIHHYDRFMPSLKYIVQNATSEDYKLLRGKTIECISLIGLAVGKEKFMPDASEVMQLLLKTQVADVGEDGEMSEDDPQMSYMISAWARMCKIMGQEFEQFLPLVMPSVLKAASIKPEVALVDTEDVKAMENDAEWQFVTLGDQQKFGIRTAGLDEKATACQMLVCYARELKTKFADYTEQVVQLMVPLLKFYFHDVVRIAAAESLPYLIDCARIRGDQYLAEMWAFIAPNLLKAVETEPENDILGEIMHSLAKCIENMGNGCLTAEQLVELMRVLDKIIKEHFQKQAERQEQRKDEDYDEVVEENLMNEDDEDIYTLSKISDVIHALFGTYKEAFLPYFELLIPHFTKLVGHEQPWPDRQWGLCIWDDVLEFAGPHSVKYREFFVPHMQQYICDKQPEVRQAAAYGIGVMAVNGGQEYAQFLAECMQALGNVIQDPEARSPENINPTENAIAAVSKILKHNHGNIDVNEVLPHWLSWLPVWEDADESVHIYNYFCDLVEANHPVLLGENNSNVPRILAIIAEALHREVFPTDEPLYTRIGNIVRQVQTNTGMFTACIQQLSPEQQQALSILVQQQ; via the exons ATGGCCGACGAGGCGCAGGCTTTTGAGGGGATTCTCACGGCGCTATCGAGCCCAGATAATACAATCAGATCTCGTGCTGAG GAAGAATATGAAGCCATTCCACTCATACAGAAGATAGAACTACTCCGTGCATCACTTCTGAGGAGCACACAATGTTCACTAGAG CAAAGGAGTTTGGCGGCTGTGCTACTGCGACGAGTCTTCACAACCATGTCCGAGGAGTCTTGGAACAAAATCCCTGTCCCCATCCAGAAGGCGACAAAGGAAGAACTCCTCCAAGTGATCCAGACTGAACCGAATCTGAGTCTACGGAAAAAGATATGTGATGTGGTGGCCGAGTTGACCAGGAACATGTTGG ATGATGATGGTAACCAACGCTGGCCGGATGTCCTCAAGTTTCTTTACGCATGCAATAGTTCCCAGGATGCTGGATTACGCGAGTGTGCTTTACACATCTTCAG CTCTGTACCTGGTTTATTTGGCAACCAGCAGAATGAATACAAATCCGTCATCAAGGAAATGTTGTATAGCTGTCTGAATTTTAGCGATAGTGCTAGCGTCAGGTTTGAGGCAGTGCGAGCAACGACGTGTTTCTTGGTGGCAAATGAAGATGATGTGCAAGGCATGGCCCCATTCCGGGACCTCATGAAACAAATTGTTGAT GTCACCGCAGAAAACATCAAAGCAAAAGACGATGATTCACTCCTGAAATGTCTCGTAGATCTCGCAGAGTCGATGCCGAAATTTCTCCGCAATTGCTTAAACGACATAATCGAGCTATGTCTGCAATGTATGACGAATTCAGAGCTGGAGATGTCACACCGGCATCTTGCGTTAGAGGTCATGGTCACTTTGTCGGAGACCGCCTCGGCGATGATCAGGAAACACCCGACGTACACACACCGTTTAG TGCCCGAGGTGCTCGCATTCATGGTCGAcctcgatgatgatgaagactgGGCGACAGCTGATGATGTCGAAGATGAAGATAATGAAAG CAATGCCATTACGGGTGAGAGCGCCCTAGATCGCTTGGCGTGTGGCCTGGGAGGGAAGACTATCCTTCCCCACATCATCAGTACAGTCCCACAAATGTTACAGAATC CTGACTGGCGATATCGGCACGCAGCCCTGATGGCGATTTCCGCATGTGGGGAAGGTTGTCACAAGCAGATGCAGGATTTGTTAGGATCAATCATCGACACTGTTATTCCATTTCTCATGGACCCA CACCCACGAGTGCGGTACGCCTGCTGCAATGCCCTCGGACAGATGTCGACAGATTTTGGTCCTATGCTGCAGAAGAACTTCCATGCTAAG GTTGTGCCTGGTCTTATCCGAGTGATGGATGATCCTACTCCGCGTGTTCAGGCCCATGCGGGTGCTGCGCTGGTCAACTTCAGTGAGGACTGTCCTAAGGCCGTCATGGCCGCCTATCTCGACCTGATCATCACAAAGCTGGAGGCGATACTCAACCACAAGATACGAGAG CTCTTGGTGCAAGGGACCAAGTTGGTCTTGGAGCAGGTTGTGACAACCTTGGCGTCAGTCGCGGACACGGCTGAGGAGAGGTTTATCCATCATTACGACCGGTTTATGCCGTCACTGAAATACATCGTACAGAACGCCACCTCGGAGGATTATAAGCTTCTGCGCGGGAAGACGATAGAGTGTATAAGTTTGATTGGCTTAGCAGTCGGGAAGGAAAAG TTTATGCCAGATGCGAGCGAGGTGATGCAGCTCCTTCTAAAAACACAAGTAGCAGACGTCGGTGAGGATGGAGAAATGTCCGAGGACGATCCACAGATGTCGTACATGATCTCAGCGTGGGCTAGGATGTGTAAGATCATGGGACAGGAGTTTGAGCAGTTCCTGCCATTGGTTATGCCATCTGTTCTGAAGGCTGCTTCCATCAAACCTGAGGTGGCTCTAGTAGACA CTGAAGATGTAAAAGCGATGGAAAATGACGCAGAATGGCAATTCGTCACGCTCGGCGACCAGCAGAAGTTTGGTATCCGGACGGCCGGCCTTGATGAGAAGGCGACAGCTTGTCAGATGTTAGTGTGCTATGCTCGAGAGTTGAAGACCAAGTTTGCCGATTATACAGAGCAGGTCGTACAACTGATGGTGCCGTTACTTAAGTTCTACTTCCACGATG TTGTCCGAATAGCTGCCGCGGAAAGTCTGCCCTACCTAATTGACTGCGCTCGTATTCGTGGAGACCAGTACTTGGCAGAGATGTGGGCGTTTATTGCCCCAAACCTTCTGAAAGCCGTCGAAACAGAGCCAGAGAACGACATACTTGGAGAAATCATGCATTCTTTAGCAAAG TGTATCGAGAACATGGGTAATGGTTGCCTGACGGCAGAACAGCTGGTGGAGCTGATGAGAGTGTTGGACAAAATCATCAAGGAGCACTTCCAGAAACAGGCTGAGAGACAAG AGCAACGTAAAGATGAAGACTATGATGAAGTCGTCGAGGAGAACTTGATGAATGAAGATGACGAAGATATCTACACCCTGAGTAAAATATCAGACGTGATCCACGCGTTGTTTGGCACGTATAAGGAGGCTTTTCTACCGTATTTTGAGCTCCTTATACCACACTTCACGAAATTAGTC GGACATGAACAGCCGTGGCCAGATCGACAGTGGGGCTTGTGTATATGGGATGATGTTTTAGAGTTTGCCGGACCG CATTCAGTGAAATATAGAGAATTTTTTGTGCCACACATGCAACAATATATCTGTGATAAACAGCCGGAGGTCCGACAAGCTGCCGCGTATGGAATAGGAGTAATGGCCGTCAATGGTGGCCAGGAGTACGCACAGTTCTTAGCCG AATGTATGCAAGCGCTGGGAAACGTGATCCAGGATCCAGAGGCCCGATCACCCGAGAACATAAACCCAACAGAAAATGCCATTGCAGCTGTCTCGAAAATCTTAAAacataaccatggcaacatagACGTTAATGAAGTTTTACCACATTGGTTGTCGTGGTTACCAGTTTGGGAAGATGCTGACGAGTCGGTACATATTTACAACTATTTCTGTGATTTAGTCGAAGC TAACCACCCTGTGTTATTAGGTGAAAACAATTCAAATGTACCGCGAATCCTGGCAATCATCGCTGAGGCCCTGCACCGAGAAGTGTTCCCAACTGACGAGCCGTTATACACGCGGATAGGAAACATAGTCCGACAAGTTCAG ACTAACACCGGGATGTTCACCGCCTGCATCCAGCAGCTGTCTCCAGAGCAACAGCAAGCGTTGTCGATTTTGGTTCAGCAGCAGTAG